The proteins below are encoded in one region of Nitrospira sp.:
- a CDS encoding XRE family transcriptional regulator, producing MDSIGEFFKQVRETKGLSVEEVALKTRIRADFVRAIEEGNYAKLPDQVFARGFVRSYARSLGLDEEDAIQRFVQSAGSYYDKQNERERLRQKQEEEDRRKRSSRKAVGFAIAVALGVLVILLTRQQSGQLLKRASQDFTPPTKAAATARTGKDVASAGAQSPGESDALAEEVNSAPLPPTKPHAAAAPVESSAPQTPIQSAPSAQTGGGTEGPLAGLSVDGPSSGDPLLLDLEAVELSWVVVQIDGGSPVEALMRPGERAQWKAMDQFALTLGNAGGVKAELNGKPQKPFGPSGKVVRDVILKRDS from the coding sequence ATGGACTCGATTGGCGAATTCTTCAAGCAGGTACGAGAGACCAAAGGTCTGAGTGTGGAGGAAGTTGCCCTCAAAACCAGGATCCGTGCGGACTTTGTGCGCGCCATCGAGGAGGGGAACTATGCCAAGCTGCCGGACCAGGTGTTCGCCCGCGGATTCGTCCGATCGTACGCGCGGTCCCTTGGGCTGGACGAAGAGGATGCCATACAGCGGTTCGTGCAGTCGGCCGGGTCCTACTACGACAAGCAAAATGAGCGGGAACGGCTCCGACAAAAACAGGAAGAGGAAGATCGGCGGAAGCGATCGAGCCGAAAGGCGGTCGGGTTTGCCATTGCCGTGGCCCTCGGCGTATTGGTGATCTTGTTGACTCGGCAGCAGTCCGGCCAGCTCCTCAAGCGCGCCTCCCAGGACTTCACGCCTCCGACCAAGGCGGCGGCCACGGCCCGTACCGGCAAGGACGTTGCGTCGGCCGGCGCGCAGTCACCGGGAGAATCTGATGCTCTGGCCGAAGAGGTCAATTCTGCCCCGCTCCCTCCGACAAAACCCCACGCCGCCGCCGCACCCGTCGAGTCGTCCGCGCCACAGACACCGATCCAGTCGGCACCCTCCGCCCAAACGGGTGGGGGGACGGAAGGACCTCTTGCTGGTCTGTCGGTTGATGGGCCAAGTTCCGGGGATCCGCTTTTGCTCGATCTGGAGGCGGTGGAACTTAGCTGGGTCGTCGTCCAAATCGATGGAGGAAGTCCCGTCGAAGCCCTCATGCGTCCCGGTGAACGAGCCCAGTGGAAGGCGATGGATCAATTTGCTCTGACCCTCGGCAATGCGGGGGGCGTGAAGGCGGAATTGAACGGCAAACCCCAGAAGCCGTTCGGCCCG
- a CDS encoding adenosine kinase has product MGKLLVVGSVALDTITTPFGEAAEVLGGSATYFSTSASYFTQVDLIAVIGEDFPEKHLTFLKSRGIDLSGLERRAGETFRWKGQYSHQLNEAQTLDTRLNVFETFRPKIPAHYMSPDVLFLGNIDPELQLEVLRQVKRPNLVACDTMNFWINGKRDALWKVLKEIDILIINDGEARALGEHPNLVQVAKTILARGPKHLIIKRGEYGVLMFDGRGSFGAPAYPLEQVLDPTGAGDTFAGGFLGYLAATGNRSPDALRQAVIFGSVMASFTVEAFSLDRLRVLDYKEIEGRFREFKRLTHFEDLSP; this is encoded by the coding sequence ATGGGAAAACTGCTCGTTGTCGGTTCAGTTGCATTGGATACGATCACGACGCCCTTCGGGGAAGCCGCCGAAGTCTTAGGAGGATCCGCCACCTATTTTTCGACCTCGGCCAGCTATTTCACGCAGGTGGATCTCATCGCGGTCATCGGGGAAGACTTTCCCGAGAAACACTTGACGTTCTTGAAGAGCCGCGGCATCGACCTGTCGGGACTGGAGCGACGCGCGGGAGAAACGTTTCGTTGGAAGGGCCAGTATAGCCATCAGCTCAACGAAGCGCAGACTCTGGACACGCGCCTCAACGTCTTCGAGACATTTCGACCGAAAATCCCCGCGCACTATATGTCTCCGGACGTCCTCTTTCTCGGGAATATCGATCCGGAACTGCAATTGGAGGTGTTACGCCAGGTCAAACGGCCTAATCTGGTCGCCTGCGATACGATGAACTTCTGGATCAATGGGAAACGGGATGCCCTGTGGAAGGTACTCAAGGAAATCGACATTCTCATCATCAACGACGGCGAGGCTCGGGCCTTGGGGGAACACCCCAATCTCGTGCAGGTTGCAAAGACGATTCTCGCCAGAGGTCCCAAACACCTCATTATTAAACGGGGGGAATACGGGGTGCTGATGTTCGATGGTCGGGGAAGCTTCGGCGCTCCGGCGTATCCGCTCGAACAGGTACTCGATCCAACCGGGGCGGGGGACACGTTTGCGGGCGGGTTCTTGGGCTATCTGGCGGCAACGGGGAACCGCTCTCCGGACGCGTTGCGGCAGGCCGTGATCTTTGGAAGCGTGATGGCCTCATTTACAGTAGAAGCCTTTAGCCTTGACCGTTTGCGAGTCCTGGATTACAAAGAGATCGAGGGCCGGTTCCGCGAATTCAAACGGCTGACTCATTTCGAAGATCTTTCCCCATGA
- the mtnP gene encoding S-methyl-5'-thioadenosine phosphorylase produces MAFTTRRETTADIGVIGGSGLYDIEGMADVHELRVTTPFGRPSDVIVFGTIGSRRVAFLSRHGRGHRFSPTTINYRANIYALKSVGVRQVVSIGAVGSMQESIKPGDIVLPDQFLDLTKHRTGSFFDSDLVAHVGLGMPVCPRLGPVLEKAARGVDARVHRGGSYLCIEGPQFSTKGESLLYRSWGVSVIGMTNMPEAKLAREAELCYAAVSMVTDYDCWHESETAVSVDTILSVLRQNVALAKRLLREVVPNLEPPSVCACPQALQGAIITDPRMIGAAARRRLRVLLEKYLPAHTRKV; encoded by the coding sequence GTGGCATTCACGACGCGTCGAGAGACGACGGCCGACATCGGGGTGATCGGAGGGAGCGGGCTATACGATATCGAGGGGATGGCGGATGTCCATGAGCTGCGTGTGACGACCCCATTCGGCCGCCCATCGGATGTCATCGTGTTTGGGACCATCGGGTCGCGTCGGGTGGCGTTTCTGTCGCGGCATGGACGCGGGCATCGATTCAGTCCTACGACCATCAACTATCGGGCGAATATCTATGCGCTGAAGTCGGTAGGGGTACGCCAGGTCGTGTCCATCGGTGCCGTGGGCAGCATGCAGGAGTCGATCAAACCAGGGGACATCGTTCTACCGGATCAGTTTCTGGACTTGACCAAACACAGAACCGGTTCCTTCTTCGATTCGGATCTCGTGGCCCACGTTGGGTTGGGCATGCCCGTTTGCCCTCGATTGGGACCGGTGTTGGAGAAGGCCGCTCGGGGCGTCGATGCACGCGTCCATCGTGGCGGCTCCTATCTCTGCATCGAGGGCCCTCAATTTTCCACCAAAGGCGAGTCGCTGTTGTACCGGAGTTGGGGCGTGAGCGTCATTGGCATGACGAACATGCCGGAAGCCAAGCTCGCCCGTGAGGCCGAGCTCTGTTACGCCGCGGTGTCCATGGTGACCGATTACGATTGCTGGCATGAGAGCGAGACGGCAGTCAGTGTCGACACGATCCTGTCAGTGCTTCGGCAGAATGTGGCGCTGGCCAAACGCCTGCTGCGTGAGGTGGTTCCCAATCTGGAACCTCCCTCCGTGTGTGCTTGCCCACAGGCGCTTCAAGGGGCGATCATCACGGATCCGCGCATGATCGGCGCCGCCGCTCGGCGGCGCCTACGCGTCCTCCTGGAGAAATACTTGCCCGCACACACACGAAAGGTATGA
- the miaA gene encoding tRNA dimethylallyltransferase: MIERLPHANERPIVVFVGPTAVGKSAVALRVARALNTEVLAADSRQVYRGMDIATDKPNPEQQAIVPHRLIDLVDPDEPFNAGSYRRAAEKEIARLHAAGKLPLIVGGTGLYVRVLLHGLCGGPEADPALRAELESEADRLGSTVLHRRLAERDPIAAARVHPNDRRKVIRALEVYDRTGQPLSVWHKGHAFAQRPYRALLIGLQRDRQALYARIEERIDSMLRQGVIEETAHLLAKGYGRELGAMKGLGYKQIAGYLVGDYDRDEAVRLLKRDTRRFAKRQLTWFRKEPGIHWLTLESDGNARAEDQGVARALDMIRRFLDEVPIGPTSVPVEGGV, from the coding sequence ATGATCGAGCGGTTGCCCCATGCGAACGAAAGGCCGATTGTCGTGTTTGTGGGACCCACGGCCGTGGGCAAGTCGGCCGTCGCGCTGCGCGTCGCGCGCGCGCTGAACACCGAGGTCTTAGCGGCCGATTCACGGCAGGTCTACCGCGGGATGGATATTGCCACCGACAAGCCGAATCCGGAGCAGCAAGCAATCGTGCCGCATCGGCTGATCGATCTCGTCGATCCGGACGAACCCTTCAATGCCGGGTCCTACCGTCGGGCAGCCGAGAAGGAGATTGCCCGCCTTCATGCGGCGGGGAAACTTCCCTTGATCGTGGGCGGTACGGGGCTTTATGTTCGGGTGCTCCTACACGGATTGTGCGGTGGGCCGGAAGCCGATCCCGCATTGCGCGCGGAGTTGGAATCGGAGGCGGATCGACTCGGTTCCACCGTGCTGCATCGGCGCTTGGCCGAACGGGATCCGATTGCGGCGGCTCGCGTCCATCCCAATGACCGGAGAAAGGTCATTCGGGCGCTTGAGGTCTATGACCGGACGGGGCAACCGCTCTCGGTCTGGCACAAAGGGCACGCGTTTGCGCAGCGACCGTACAGGGCGTTGCTCATCGGCCTTCAACGCGATCGGCAGGCGCTCTACGCTCGAATCGAGGAGCGGATCGACTCCATGCTGAGGCAGGGAGTGATCGAAGAGACGGCTCACTTGCTTGCCAAAGGGTACGGTCGCGAGTTGGGTGCGATGAAAGGTCTCGGCTACAAACAGATCGCCGGCTATCTGGTCGGAGACTACGACCGCGATGAAGCCGTCCGGCTATTGAAACGAGATACCCGCCGGTTTGCAAAGCGGCAGTTGACCTGGTTCCGAAAGGAACCGGGTATTCATTGGCTGACACTCGAGAGCGACGGAAACGCGCGAGCAGAGGATCAGGGGGTGGCGCGCGCGCTCGACATGATCCGACGATTTCTCGACGAGGTTCCCATTGGACCAACGTCGGTCCCGGTGGAGGGAGGAGTCTAA
- the mutL gene encoding DNA mismatch repair protein MutL: MVTRTTHPKIHVLPGDLVGRIAAGEVVERPAAVVKELVDNSLDAGSTFVSIEVEDGGLARITVTDNGEGMQREDAVLAFTRHATSKIRSDQDLLAIRTLGFRGEALPSMAAVAQIQLVTTVPGASVGTRLRVRAGSIESIEDAAVPAGTHIDVRELFFNTPARKKFLKTPATEFSHILQAVQQAALAWPTVHVRLTRNGQEVLHCGAVTSFRERLMQIYRASALGEMVSVHRESPGLRIDGVTIGAEHLRGSRTPQEIFVNRRPVKNATILHAVTDAYGPLLPRGRYPRFVLFLDIDPARIDVNVHPTKREIRFSDTEAVHRLVRQAVKEALGDGADTVSASSGGGAALARVIGESLRVAPRWAGDASRVAEPSHSAQPRAGIATEPLFPASVGSEMSSTAPVARGAPVEVVPFGQMDRTYLIARVGDELQIIDQHTAHERVLYERLWRARQAESAQAQALLEPIPLELPAHQRALIEPHVEELGRLGLTIEPFGLDSFLLRSVPAALGTADGLALVQGLLEDMDEWRNYASMASKMHPVIATLACHSAVRAGRHMALSEISGLIEDWAAEGMMMTCPHGRRVALRLPGEELDRIFGRD, translated from the coding sequence ATGGTGACCCGTACGACCCACCCCAAAATCCACGTGTTGCCGGGCGATCTCGTCGGTCGGATTGCCGCAGGCGAGGTGGTGGAGCGGCCGGCTGCGGTCGTCAAGGAACTGGTCGACAACAGTCTCGATGCGGGCAGCACCTTCGTCTCGATCGAGGTGGAAGACGGCGGCTTGGCGCGTATCACCGTCACCGACAACGGTGAAGGGATGCAGCGGGAGGATGCCGTGCTGGCCTTCACGCGGCATGCCACCAGCAAGATTCGGTCGGATCAGGACCTGTTGGCGATCCGGACCCTCGGCTTTCGAGGCGAAGCACTGCCAAGCATGGCCGCCGTGGCTCAGATCCAACTCGTGACGACGGTGCCCGGTGCCTCGGTCGGCACGAGGCTTCGGGTACGGGCAGGGTCCATCGAATCGATCGAAGACGCCGCCGTGCCGGCCGGCACGCACATCGACGTGCGGGAACTGTTCTTCAACACGCCGGCCAGGAAAAAATTTCTCAAGACTCCGGCCACAGAGTTTTCCCACATTCTGCAAGCCGTGCAACAGGCGGCGCTCGCCTGGCCCACCGTGCACGTTCGTTTGACTCGAAACGGCCAGGAGGTGCTCCATTGTGGGGCAGTGACCTCGTTCCGCGAGCGCCTCATGCAGATCTATCGCGCTTCCGCATTGGGTGAGATGGTGTCGGTGCACCGGGAGAGCCCCGGACTGCGTATCGACGGGGTCACGATCGGAGCGGAGCACCTACGCGGATCTCGAACGCCTCAAGAGATTTTCGTCAATCGCCGACCGGTCAAGAATGCGACCATTCTCCATGCCGTGACGGATGCCTACGGACCTCTGCTACCCAGAGGACGCTACCCGCGGTTCGTTCTGTTCCTCGACATCGATCCGGCGCGCATCGACGTCAACGTTCACCCGACCAAGCGAGAAATACGATTTTCGGATACTGAAGCGGTGCATCGTCTCGTGCGACAGGCCGTTAAGGAGGCTCTGGGTGACGGAGCGGACACCGTGTCGGCGTCCTCTGGCGGCGGTGCGGCACTGGCTCGGGTCATCGGCGAGTCGCTTCGTGTAGCTCCCCGTTGGGCTGGAGACGCTTCGCGGGTGGCGGAACCGTCGCACAGCGCCCAGCCGAGAGCTGGAATCGCAACGGAGCCGTTGTTCCCTGCATCAGTCGGATCCGAGATGTCATCGACGGCGCCGGTCGCGAGAGGAGCCCCCGTCGAGGTGGTGCCGTTCGGGCAAATGGATCGTACGTACCTGATCGCGCGCGTGGGCGACGAACTTCAGATTATCGATCAACACACCGCGCACGAGCGGGTGTTGTACGAGCGGTTGTGGCGCGCCCGGCAGGCCGAATCCGCTCAGGCTCAGGCCCTCCTCGAGCCGATCCCGCTGGAGCTGCCCGCGCACCAACGAGCGCTGATCGAGCCGCATGTGGAAGAACTCGGACGTCTCGGTCTGACGATCGAGCCATTCGGCCTCGACTCCTTCCTCTTGAGGTCCGTCCCGGCGGCGCTGGGCACTGCCGACGGACTGGCGCTCGTGCAGGGTTTGCTGGAGGATATGGACGAGTGGCGCAACTACGCGTCCATGGCCAGCAAGATGCATCCAGTGATCGCGACGTTGGCCTGCCATTCCGCCGTTCGGGCCGGCCGGCACATGGCGCTGTCCGAGATCAGCGGACTGATCGAGGACTGGGCCGCCGAAGGCATGATGATGACGTGTCCTCATGGCCGACGGGTGGCGTTGCGCTTGCCGGGTGAGGAGTTGGACAGGATTTTCGGACGCGACTAG
- a CDS encoding tol-pal system protein YbgF: MVRPAGMSAAVTFGVVSMGLVVAGCAKHSDFIDLREELRTVVKTQEQEQKRLEGVQRRVQTLEAAREKDTDPTRQRLEDLSARLSRLESRVSRAEESPSPAVASRPEPPPASELSKVVKPVKPSTIPEAGTGALIPGVPGLSPTSAFNLAYNDYLNGRYDMAVTGFQKFTKDFPSASLVPNAYYWLGESYYNLKDYVRAMQAYDQVVVEHPASEKVPSALYKIGLCALETGDTGKARKYFKRVLEEFSVSEEAKLAKSKLADLR, from the coding sequence ATGGTGAGACCAGCGGGCATGTCTGCGGCTGTGACGTTCGGAGTCGTTTCGATGGGATTGGTAGTGGCCGGGTGTGCGAAGCACTCGGATTTCATCGATCTTCGGGAAGAGCTCCGGACGGTCGTCAAAACTCAAGAGCAGGAGCAGAAGCGTCTGGAAGGCGTGCAGCGGCGAGTTCAGACGTTGGAGGCCGCGCGGGAAAAAGATACCGATCCGACTCGACAGCGACTCGAAGATCTCAGCGCCCGTCTGTCGAGGCTTGAGTCCAGAGTGTCGAGGGCGGAGGAATCTCCCTCGCCCGCGGTGGCCTCCCGGCCGGAACCGCCTCCGGCTTCCGAACTGAGCAAGGTTGTGAAACCGGTCAAGCCGTCGACGATCCCAGAGGCGGGAACCGGAGCCTTGATCCCGGGTGTTCCGGGGTTGTCACCCACCTCGGCATTCAATCTGGCCTACAACGACTACCTGAACGGCCGATACGACATGGCCGTCACCGGGTTTCAAAAGTTCACCAAGGACTTTCCCTCCGCTTCCCTTGTCCCCAACGCCTATTACTGGCTGGGGGAGTCGTATTACAACTTGAAAGACTACGTCCGCGCCATGCAGGCCTATGATCAGGTCGTGGTGGAACACCCGGCCAGCGAGAAAGTCCCCTCCGCGCTCTACAAGATCGGTCTCTGTGCCTTGGAGACGGGTGATACGGGGAAGGCCCGCAAGTATTTCAAACGTGTGCTCGAAGAATTCTCCGTTTCGGAAGAGGCCAAACTCGCTAAGTCCAAGCTCGCGGACCTTCGATGA